TGGCGAGCCTAGCTGAGTTGGAATTGGAATTGGGTCGCGAGCGTCGGTCTGCTGCGCGGGAGGCGCGTAGGACACGCGGGCAGGCTGTCGGTCGTCCGAAGGCACTGGACGTTTCCAAAGTGGGCCTGGCACAGCGGATGCACGCCAGCGGAGAGTCGGCAAGCACTATCGCGGCCACGCTTGGCGTCAGTAGGGCCACGGTCTATCGAGTGCTCGCGGAGGATGCCGAATAAACAGGCACTAAGATTGCGAAATGCTATCGGTGGTCGTGCGTGACGTTTATACCGACGCAGAACGACGGGAAATGCGGGCAAGCCTGAAGAGCCTCCTCCCGATCGATAGCATGATCTGGAGTCCTGCTGGTGTGTATTGCTTTTGGGACCCAGAGACGCACGACGCGTTGTATGTCGGGGTGTCGAATAATCTGGCCGGTCGCTTCGCCACTCACAACGGTCTAACGGGCCGCCTGCCCCGCGGCAATAAGGTTCAAGAGATTAATGATTGGTTCCAAACGCATCCCCGACTTGGGTACAGCGTCATCCTGCAATCGGCGATTGCCGATGACAAGTATGAAGGCGCATCTTCCCGTGCGGAGGGCCAACTGATCGAAGGGCACCGGATCAGATATGGGTCCATCCCACCGTGGAACAAGATCGGCGCTAGCACCGAGGGCGCGGCCAAGGCTGGAGTCTTAACGGGCGGATGGTTCGACATGCTCACCGGCCGCGGGGACAGTCTTATGGTGTCCCGACGAACAATCCGAGAGTTAGACGCCGATGCCAGTGCCGAGATGAAGGAATTCGATCTGGTGATTGCCCGAACGCCCTTGCTTGTAAGCCAAGTCGGTGATGGAGCAATTCGCACAGCACTTGCGCGAGTGCAGGACAACGCAGAGTACTGGGGCATGACCCAAGACCGATGTGCTGAGTTGGCGGCGTATCTGGATGAACCTGCTCCACACCCTGAGTCAATCTGAGGCGGGTTGCAGAGTTGGATGTCTGGGGGGGACCCCAAACACGCGAAGCGCCCGGACACCCGCGCAAACCCGGCCCTCTCTC
The Mycobacterium sp. 050128 genome window above contains:
- a CDS encoding GIY-YIG nuclease family protein; translated protein: MLSVVVRDVYTDAERREMRASLKSLLPIDSMIWSPAGVYCFWDPETHDALYVGVSNNLAGRFATHNGLTGRLPRGNKVQEINDWFQTHPRLGYSVILQSAIADDKYEGASSRAEGQLIEGHRIRYGSIPPWNKIGASTEGAAKAGVLTGGWFDMLTGRGDSLMVSRRTIRELDADASAEMKEFDLVIARTPLLVSQVGDGAIRTALARVQDNAEYWGMTQDRCAELAAYLDEPAPHPESI